A window of the Vanessa cardui chromosome 25, ilVanCard2.1, whole genome shotgun sequence genome harbors these coding sequences:
- the LOC124540397 gene encoding collagen alpha-1(I) chain-like isoform X4 produces MYHKQKFKLAKARRGMIKEKEKGGGARLKDEPNDPAEPGHGSRPPSASLPTPAALKKEPDEPAHRVKMEPHSQGGEDSNADLGVDGIKTEIDGLMDSDGDPTKSPQCELGGPGSLKSERLSSDSNDIIDPQTGLRGSAGNLQDGNQNCRNPNGPENMGSCRMGNTGPMGPGVSMGPMSSEAQSLPSNVISKQSGSMEQQSQIFVFSTLLANKGAEAVISGQHHSIIAYHCAQPGTKKYLEKHPLKMGQFNKQNPAQWLNNLAMAKNRGGMRGGPNMMGGPNQMGHMMGGPMGPNMGPMGHGGMGHMGPNMMGPNRMGGPGNQMMMMKGGPGQMGQMGPGMGPMDGFPGGTPSCGVMDGLGADGEMPWDTKNPSVMSNGMSNGPSQMPACSEAGGDNNSGDNNLSCQSGPKGVKIPDENLTPQQRAHREEQLATIRKMQQILFPESGSNPNQPNDGSQPPSDINPPNSSANMNMSFPPMSAHGPMGSGPNGPMVSMQSSMSSGPNCTMSGPMGPNGPMGPGPMGPGGPMGPNGPMGGPMGNMGGPGMGMGGHGSMGPNGMMGPNGPMMGGMGPNGPMGPNGPMGPMGPCGMKGIRGACGGPDMKSGMCTDMHMGRGCGGPMGRMPNPMGGMGGPKPCMMGGPHMGPRMMPGPNLNTMNGGIMMEGGMMGGMVPHGDCGPDHHMSVNGPMCDEYGRGRNMGPGDPGGLGPGLGSGMGGLGAGHKAARSPKSPPGDIDWQKLHHQFFDDNKNMDNELGTQVKSPCSERGGCLPPPPYGASPLHRSASVPIATQSPSQGAVMPMSAEASRAGSALSSPAHCKQKSDAPEILEKLDDGVFVRTLQCLAAQQQKNQQGGSHSKEPSLMPVPSPQQISYLNQFEGQELTIQKQPNTSLKDNGPPSNNGGQTPQSNSNQKSPAGMMPGTPEPHSSLSEQRAGRFSMEQSPGFNNPQTPTSSASNTKCGQDEKSRPSPSSNRSSQDSASKTPQREGREGREGPSLSQGPYAPSSTAKSSCSVVSAPSHSDDTMASNTETTLSGGPNSTSLPGPFPGPCSMNRPDNIPINPNQGPNGPMGTSTSSFDPISSLAQMSQQLTNTVGGGGPGPGGPMGPNGSGMGPFGSGPHHMQHHHSMHPHGHPHMMMNDLGCHMDNMGGPGMGGPMEGMMSGGDFPPDMNLSPKMGGGPMGGPMGPMGPDASMMGPRMGGAGKMPPFNGANVQVKASAPNTIQYLPTRPQMPCNTGPRGPPSLDFLQRVTNPMQMDSSKGVQYFPGARGMDMEGGMRGVMRAPGMLRMPHYPAGFNSPPKMAGDPFGGPGPNPMCGPNFRGVKGGMGPGNVRMGAAQPLPPSMGGPGPGFKGQGFAVPSTADPNYAAQFHNFQQQLYATGSRGAQPHQGYPPYQPSK; encoded by the exons ATGtaccataaacaaaaat tCAAGTTGGCGAAGGCACGTAGGGGAATGATCAAGGAGAAGGAGAAAGGCGGGGGTGCCCGCCTTAAAGACGAACCTAATGATCCTGCCGAACctg GTCACGGATCTCGTCCACCGTCCGCGTCACTGCCGACACCAGCGGCACTAAAAAAGGAACCGGACGAGCCGGCACATAGAGTTAAAATGGAACCGCACAGCCAAGGCGGCGAGGACTCTAACGCCGACCTTGGTGTTGACGGTATTAAGACTGAAATCGACGGCCTCATGGATAGTGATG gtgACCCCACGAAATCCCCACAATGTGAACTTGGTGGCCCTGGATCACTGAAGTCAGAACGACTCTCATCCGATTCAAATGACATTATCGATCCACAAACTGGTCTCCGAGGATCGGCTGGAAATTTGCAG gATGGCAATCAAAATTGCCGCAATCCAAATGGCCCAGAGAACATGGGCTCATGTCGTATGGGCAATACAGGCCCTATGGGGCCTGGAGTGTCCATGGGACCGATGTCGAGCGAGGCGCAGTCGTTGCCTTCCAATGTCATCAGCAAACAGTCTGGGAGCATGGAG CAGCAGAGTCAAATCTTCGTTTTCTCAACGCTACTCGCAAACAAAGGCGCTGAGGCTGTCATTTCAGGACAGCACCATTCCATCATCGCCTACCACTGTGCTCAGCCTGGCACTAAGAAGTATCTTGAG AAACATCCTCTGAAAATGGGCcagtttaataaacaaaatcccGCACAGTGGCTCAATAATCTTGCTATGGCTAAAAATCGAGGCGGCATGCGCGGAGGGCCAAATATGATGGGTGGACCAAATCAAATGGGCCACATGATGGGTGGCCCCATGGGACCGAACATGGGTCCCATGGGTCACGGTGGAATGGGGCACATGGGACCCAACATGATGGGCCCGAATCGTATGGGTGGTCCCGGAAAtcaaatgatgatgatgaaaggaGGGCCTGGACAAATGGGACAGATGGGTCCGGGCATGGGTCCGATGGATGGGTTTCCAGGGGGCACCCCGTCCTGTGGTGTCATGGACGGCCTCGGTGCTGATGGTGAAATGCCCTGGGACACC AAAAACCCCTCCGTAATGTCGAATGGCATGTCTAACGGTCCTTCACAAATGCCGGCCTGCTCTGAAGCGGGCGGTGATAATAACTCTGGAGATAATAATCTTTCTTGCCAGTCAGGTCCAAAAG GCGTTAAGATACCTGACGAGAATCTGACGCCGCAGCAGCGTGCTCACCGTGAGGAACAACTGGCTACCATACGCAAGATGCAACAAATCCTGTTCCCGGAGAGTGGAAGCAATCCCAACCAACCTAACGACGGCTCACAACCACCCTCGGACATCAATCCACCCAACTCAAGTGCTAACATGAACATGTCTTTCCCTCCAATGTCAGCCCATGGACCAATGGGATCCGGACCGAATGGACCCATGGTATCAATGCAGAGTAGTATGAGTAGCGGACCTAATTGTACGATGTCTGGACCTATGGGCCCGAACGGTCCCATGGGACCAGGTCCTATGGGCCCAGGTGGTCCGATGGGTCCCAATGGACCTATGGGAGGTCCTATGGGTAATATGGGTGGCCCTGGAATGGGAATGGGTGGTCATGGATCTATGGGACCTAATGGAATGATGGGTCCTAACGGTCCAATGATGGGTGGAATGGGGCCTAATGGACCAATGGGACCCAATGGACCCATGGGGCCTATGGGGCCATGTGGAATGAAGGGCATCAGAGGTGCGTGTGGTGGACCAGATATGAAATCTGGGATGTGTACAGATATGCATATGGGTAGAGGATGCGGTGGGCCTATGGGC cgtATGCCAAACCCTATGGGTGGTATGGGCGGGCCTAAACCTTGTATGATGGGTGGACCACACATGGGCCCAAGGATGATGCCTGGGCCAAATCTGAATACTATGAAtg GTGGTATAATGATGGAAGGTGGTATGATGGGCGGTATGGTCCCCCACGGAGACTGCGGTCCTGACCACCACATGTCCGTCAACGGACCCATGTGTGACGAATATGGACGCGGCAGAAAT ATGGGTCCAGGCGACCCTGGCGGGCTGGGTCCGGGGCTGGGCTCGGGAATGGGGGGGCTGGGCGCGGGGCACAAGGCGGCGCGCAGCCCCAAGTCCCCGCCCGGAGACATCGACTGGCAGAAGCTGCACCATCAGTTCTTTGACGACAACAAGAACATGGACAACGAGCTCG GTACTCAAGTGAAATCTCCGTGTTCGGAGCGCGGAGGCTGCCTGCCGCCCCCGCCCTACGGCGCCTCTCCCTTGCATCGTTCAGCCTCCGTGCCTATCG CCACGCAGTCTCCGTCTCAGGGCGCGGTGATGCCGATGTCGGCGGAGGCGTCCCGCGCCGGCTCAGCGCTCAGCAGCCCCGCGCACTGCAAGCAGAAGTCCGACGCGCCAG AGATATTAGAGAAATTGGACGATGGTGTATTCGTCCGTACCCTCCAATGTTTGGCGGCGCAGCAACAGAAGAACCAACAGGGCGGATCGCACTCGAAGGAACCGAGCTTGATGCCCGTGCCATCCCCGCAACAAATATCGTATCTCAACCAGTTTGAAG GTCAAGAGTTAACGATACAGAAACAGCCTAACACCTCGTTGAAGGACAACGGACCGCCGTCGAACAATGGCGGACAAACACCACAATCGAATTCGAATCAAAAATCACCTGCTGG CATGATGCCGGGCACGCCGGAGCCGCACTCGTCGCTTTCGGAGCAGCGTGCGGGGCGCTTCTCCATGGAGCAGAGCCCCGGCTTCAACAACCCGCAGACGCCCACTTCCTCGGCCTCCAACACCAAGTGTGGCCAGG aCGAAAAATCCCGGCCAAGTCCATCATCGAACAGATCGAGTCAAGATAGCGCGTCAAAAACGCCTCAGCGAGAGGGTCGAGAGGGCCGCGAAGGCCCCTCGCTCAGCCAGGGCCCCTACGCGCCCTCTTCCACCGCGAAAAGCAGCTGCAGTGTCGTCTCCGCACCTTCACACTCTGACGACACAATGGCATCGAACACAGAG ACGACGTTATCGGGTGGTCCAAATAGTACGAGTTTACCGGGTCCATTCCCCGGTCCATGTAGTATGAATAGGCCAGACAACATTCCCATAAATCCGAACCAAGGCCCAAATGGCCCCATGGGTACTTCCACGTCGTCCTTCGACCCAATCTCGTCCCTTGCACAGATGTCGCAGCAACTGACAAATACAGTGGGCGGTGGGGGCCCAGGACCCGGTGGACCCATGGGGCCTAATGGTAGTGGAATGGGGCCGTTCGGTTCAGGACCTCATCACATGCAACATCATCATTCTATGCATCCGCATGGACATCCTCacatgatgatgaatgatttag GTTGCCATATGGATAATATGGGAGGTCCAGGCATGGGCGGTCCAATGGAGGGAATGATGAGTGGTGGTGATTTTCCACCGGATATGAATCTGAGTCCGAAAATGGGTGGAGGCCCCATGGGTGGGCCAATGGGTCCAATGGGACCTGACGCCTCCATGATGGGACCGCGAATGGGTGGTGCTGGAAAAATGCCCCCTTTCAACGGTGCGAACGTTCAAGTAAAAGCCAGCGCGCCTAACACGATACAGTATTTACCGACGAGGCCACAGATGCCATGCAACACGGGTCCCAGGGGACCCCCGAGTCTCGACTTCCTACAACGAGTCACGAACCCCATGCAAATGGATAGCAGTAAAGGTGTACAGTATTTCCCCGGTGCAAGAGGAATGGATATGGAGGGCGGTATGCGAGGCGTGATGCGAGCGCCGGGGATGCTTCGTATGCCGCACTACCCGGCGGGATTCAACTCGCCGCCAAAAATGGCGGGCGACCCGTTCGGCGGGCCGGGCCCCAACCCGATGTGCGGGCCCAACTTCCGCGGCGTGAAGGGCGGCATGGGCCCCGGCAACGTACGAATGGGCGCCGCACAGCCGCTGCCGCCGTCGATGGGCGGCCCGGGGCCCGGGTTCAAGGGGCAGGGCTTCGCAGTTCCCTCCACGGCAGACCCCAACTACGCGGCGCAGTTCCACAACTTCCAGCAGCAGCTGTACGCGACGGGCAGCCGTGGCGCGCAGCCTCACCAGGGCTACCCGCCCTACCAGCCGTCCAAGTGA
- the LOC124540397 gene encoding collagen alpha-1(I) chain-like isoform X2, with protein MYHKQKFKLAKARRGMIKEKEKGGGARLKDEPNDPAEPGHGSRPPSASLPTPAALKKEPDEPAHRVKMEPHSQGGEDSNADLGVDGIKTEIDGLMDSDGDPTKSPQCELGGPGSLKSERLSSDSNDIIDPQTGLRGSAGNLQDGNQNCRNPNGPENMGSCRMGNTGPMGPGVSMGPMSSEAQSLPSNVISKQSGSMEQQSQIFVFSTLLANKGAEAVISGQHHSIIAYHCAQPGTKKYLEKHPLKMGQFNKQNPAQWLNNLAMAKNRGGMRGGPNMMGGPNQMGHMMGGPMGPNMGPMGHGGMGHMGPNMMGPNRMGGPGNQMMMMKGGPGQMGQMGPGMGPMDGFPGGTPSCGVMDGLGADGEMPWDTKNPSVMSNGMSNGPSQMPACSEAGGDNNSGDNNLSCQSGPKVSSAGVKIPDENLTPQQRAHREEQLATIRKMQQILFPESGSNPNQPNDGSQPPSDINPPNSSANMNMSFPPMSAHGPMGSGPNGPMVSMQSSMSSGPNCTMSGPMGPNGPMGPGPMGPGGPMGPNGPMGGPMGNMGGPGMGMGGHGSMGPNGMMGPNGPMMGGMGPNGPMGPNGPMGPMGPCGMKGIRGACGGPDMKSGMCTDMHMGRGCGGPMGRMPNPMGGMGGPKPCMMGGPHMGPRMMPGPNLNTMNGGIMMEGGMMGGMVPHGDCGPDHHMSVNGPMCDEYGRGRNMGPGDPGGLGPGLGSGMGGLGAGHKAARSPKSPPGDIDWQKLHHQFFDDNKNMDNELGTQVKSPCSERGGCLPPPPYGASPLHRSASVPIATQSPSQGAVMPMSAEASRAGSALSSPAHCKQKSDAPEILEKLDDGVFVRTLQCLAAQQQKNQQGGSHSKEPSLMPVPSPQQISYLNQFEGQELTIQKQPNTSLKDNGPPSNNGGQTPQSNSNQKSPAGMMPGTPEPHSSLSEQRAGRFSMEQSPGFNNPQTPTSSASNTKCGQDEKSRPSPSSNRSSQDSASKTPQREGREGREGPSLSQGPYAPSSTAKSSCSVVSAPSHSDDTMASNTETTLSGGPNSTSLPGPFPGPCSMNRPDNIPINPNQGPNGPMGTSTSSFDPISSLAQMSQQLTNTVGGGGPGPGGPMGPNGSGMGPFGSGPHHMQHHHSMHPHGHPHMMMNDLGCHMDNMGGPGMGGPMEGMMSGGDFPPDMNLSPKMGGGPMGGPMGPMGPDASMMGPRMGGAGKMPPFNGANVQVKASAPNTIQYLPTRPQMPCNTGPRGPPSLDFLQRVTNPMQMDSSKGVQYFPGARGMDMEGGMRGVMRAPGMLRMPHYPAGFNSPPKMAGDPFGGPGPNPMCGPNFRGVKGGMGPGNVRMGAAQPLPPSMGGPGPGFKGQGFAVPSTADPNYAAQFHNFQQQLYATGSRGAQPHQGYPPYQPSK; from the exons ATGtaccataaacaaaaat tCAAGTTGGCGAAGGCACGTAGGGGAATGATCAAGGAGAAGGAGAAAGGCGGGGGTGCCCGCCTTAAAGACGAACCTAATGATCCTGCCGAACctg GTCACGGATCTCGTCCACCGTCCGCGTCACTGCCGACACCAGCGGCACTAAAAAAGGAACCGGACGAGCCGGCACATAGAGTTAAAATGGAACCGCACAGCCAAGGCGGCGAGGACTCTAACGCCGACCTTGGTGTTGACGGTATTAAGACTGAAATCGACGGCCTCATGGATAGTGATG gtgACCCCACGAAATCCCCACAATGTGAACTTGGTGGCCCTGGATCACTGAAGTCAGAACGACTCTCATCCGATTCAAATGACATTATCGATCCACAAACTGGTCTCCGAGGATCGGCTGGAAATTTGCAG gATGGCAATCAAAATTGCCGCAATCCAAATGGCCCAGAGAACATGGGCTCATGTCGTATGGGCAATACAGGCCCTATGGGGCCTGGAGTGTCCATGGGACCGATGTCGAGCGAGGCGCAGTCGTTGCCTTCCAATGTCATCAGCAAACAGTCTGGGAGCATGGAG CAGCAGAGTCAAATCTTCGTTTTCTCAACGCTACTCGCAAACAAAGGCGCTGAGGCTGTCATTTCAGGACAGCACCATTCCATCATCGCCTACCACTGTGCTCAGCCTGGCACTAAGAAGTATCTTGAG AAACATCCTCTGAAAATGGGCcagtttaataaacaaaatcccGCACAGTGGCTCAATAATCTTGCTATGGCTAAAAATCGAGGCGGCATGCGCGGAGGGCCAAATATGATGGGTGGACCAAATCAAATGGGCCACATGATGGGTGGCCCCATGGGACCGAACATGGGTCCCATGGGTCACGGTGGAATGGGGCACATGGGACCCAACATGATGGGCCCGAATCGTATGGGTGGTCCCGGAAAtcaaatgatgatgatgaaaggaGGGCCTGGACAAATGGGACAGATGGGTCCGGGCATGGGTCCGATGGATGGGTTTCCAGGGGGCACCCCGTCCTGTGGTGTCATGGACGGCCTCGGTGCTGATGGTGAAATGCCCTGGGACACC AAAAACCCCTCCGTAATGTCGAATGGCATGTCTAACGGTCCTTCACAAATGCCGGCCTGCTCTGAAGCGGGCGGTGATAATAACTCTGGAGATAATAATCTTTCTTGCCAGTCAGGTCCAAAAG TTTCGTCCGCAGGCGTTAAGATACCTGACGAGAATCTGACGCCGCAGCAGCGTGCTCACCGTGAGGAACAACTGGCTACCATACGCAAGATGCAACAAATCCTGTTCCCGGAGAGTGGAAGCAATCCCAACCAACCTAACGACGGCTCACAACCACCCTCGGACATCAATCCACCCAACTCAAGTGCTAACATGAACATGTCTTTCCCTCCAATGTCAGCCCATGGACCAATGGGATCCGGACCGAATGGACCCATGGTATCAATGCAGAGTAGTATGAGTAGCGGACCTAATTGTACGATGTCTGGACCTATGGGCCCGAACGGTCCCATGGGACCAGGTCCTATGGGCCCAGGTGGTCCGATGGGTCCCAATGGACCTATGGGAGGTCCTATGGGTAATATGGGTGGCCCTGGAATGGGAATGGGTGGTCATGGATCTATGGGACCTAATGGAATGATGGGTCCTAACGGTCCAATGATGGGTGGAATGGGGCCTAATGGACCAATGGGACCCAATGGACCCATGGGGCCTATGGGGCCATGTGGAATGAAGGGCATCAGAGGTGCGTGTGGTGGACCAGATATGAAATCTGGGATGTGTACAGATATGCATATGGGTAGAGGATGCGGTGGGCCTATGGGC cgtATGCCAAACCCTATGGGTGGTATGGGCGGGCCTAAACCTTGTATGATGGGTGGACCACACATGGGCCCAAGGATGATGCCTGGGCCAAATCTGAATACTATGAAtg GTGGTATAATGATGGAAGGTGGTATGATGGGCGGTATGGTCCCCCACGGAGACTGCGGTCCTGACCACCACATGTCCGTCAACGGACCCATGTGTGACGAATATGGACGCGGCAGAAAT ATGGGTCCAGGCGACCCTGGCGGGCTGGGTCCGGGGCTGGGCTCGGGAATGGGGGGGCTGGGCGCGGGGCACAAGGCGGCGCGCAGCCCCAAGTCCCCGCCCGGAGACATCGACTGGCAGAAGCTGCACCATCAGTTCTTTGACGACAACAAGAACATGGACAACGAGCTCG GTACTCAAGTGAAATCTCCGTGTTCGGAGCGCGGAGGCTGCCTGCCGCCCCCGCCCTACGGCGCCTCTCCCTTGCATCGTTCAGCCTCCGTGCCTATCG CCACGCAGTCTCCGTCTCAGGGCGCGGTGATGCCGATGTCGGCGGAGGCGTCCCGCGCCGGCTCAGCGCTCAGCAGCCCCGCGCACTGCAAGCAGAAGTCCGACGCGCCAG AGATATTAGAGAAATTGGACGATGGTGTATTCGTCCGTACCCTCCAATGTTTGGCGGCGCAGCAACAGAAGAACCAACAGGGCGGATCGCACTCGAAGGAACCGAGCTTGATGCCCGTGCCATCCCCGCAACAAATATCGTATCTCAACCAGTTTGAAG GTCAAGAGTTAACGATACAGAAACAGCCTAACACCTCGTTGAAGGACAACGGACCGCCGTCGAACAATGGCGGACAAACACCACAATCGAATTCGAATCAAAAATCACCTGCTGG CATGATGCCGGGCACGCCGGAGCCGCACTCGTCGCTTTCGGAGCAGCGTGCGGGGCGCTTCTCCATGGAGCAGAGCCCCGGCTTCAACAACCCGCAGACGCCCACTTCCTCGGCCTCCAACACCAAGTGTGGCCAGG aCGAAAAATCCCGGCCAAGTCCATCATCGAACAGATCGAGTCAAGATAGCGCGTCAAAAACGCCTCAGCGAGAGGGTCGAGAGGGCCGCGAAGGCCCCTCGCTCAGCCAGGGCCCCTACGCGCCCTCTTCCACCGCGAAAAGCAGCTGCAGTGTCGTCTCCGCACCTTCACACTCTGACGACACAATGGCATCGAACACAGAG ACGACGTTATCGGGTGGTCCAAATAGTACGAGTTTACCGGGTCCATTCCCCGGTCCATGTAGTATGAATAGGCCAGACAACATTCCCATAAATCCGAACCAAGGCCCAAATGGCCCCATGGGTACTTCCACGTCGTCCTTCGACCCAATCTCGTCCCTTGCACAGATGTCGCAGCAACTGACAAATACAGTGGGCGGTGGGGGCCCAGGACCCGGTGGACCCATGGGGCCTAATGGTAGTGGAATGGGGCCGTTCGGTTCAGGACCTCATCACATGCAACATCATCATTCTATGCATCCGCATGGACATCCTCacatgatgatgaatgatttag GTTGCCATATGGATAATATGGGAGGTCCAGGCATGGGCGGTCCAATGGAGGGAATGATGAGTGGTGGTGATTTTCCACCGGATATGAATCTGAGTCCGAAAATGGGTGGAGGCCCCATGGGTGGGCCAATGGGTCCAATGGGACCTGACGCCTCCATGATGGGACCGCGAATGGGTGGTGCTGGAAAAATGCCCCCTTTCAACGGTGCGAACGTTCAAGTAAAAGCCAGCGCGCCTAACACGATACAGTATTTACCGACGAGGCCACAGATGCCATGCAACACGGGTCCCAGGGGACCCCCGAGTCTCGACTTCCTACAACGAGTCACGAACCCCATGCAAATGGATAGCAGTAAAGGTGTACAGTATTTCCCCGGTGCAAGAGGAATGGATATGGAGGGCGGTATGCGAGGCGTGATGCGAGCGCCGGGGATGCTTCGTATGCCGCACTACCCGGCGGGATTCAACTCGCCGCCAAAAATGGCGGGCGACCCGTTCGGCGGGCCGGGCCCCAACCCGATGTGCGGGCCCAACTTCCGCGGCGTGAAGGGCGGCATGGGCCCCGGCAACGTACGAATGGGCGCCGCACAGCCGCTGCCGCCGTCGATGGGCGGCCCGGGGCCCGGGTTCAAGGGGCAGGGCTTCGCAGTTCCCTCCACGGCAGACCCCAACTACGCGGCGCAGTTCCACAACTTCCAGCAGCAGCTGTACGCGACGGGCAGCCGTGGCGCGCAGCCTCACCAGGGCTACCCGCCCTACCAGCCGTCCAAGTGA